The following coding sequences are from one Lolium rigidum isolate FL_2022 chromosome 6, APGP_CSIRO_Lrig_0.1, whole genome shotgun sequence window:
- the LOC124666256 gene encoding protein RADIALIS-like 3, with product MASMSMNSSRPQWTAKQNKQFEQALAVYDKETPDRWHNIARAVGGKSADEARRYYELLVEDVKRIEAGRVPFPAYRCPDGAMGGFEADRLKHLKI from the exons ATGGCTTCGATGTCGATGAACTCGTCGAGGCCGCAGTGGACGGCGAAGCAGAACAAGCAGTTCGAGCAGGCACTGGCAGTGTACGACAAGGAGACGCCGGACCGGTGGCACAACATTGCGCGCGCCGTGGGTGGCAAATCTGCCGACGAGGCCAGGCGCTACTACGAGCTGCTCGTCGAGGACGTCAAACGCATCGAGGCCGGCAGGGTGCCCTTCCCGGCATACAGGTGCCCCGATGGCGCCATGGGCGGGTTCGAGGCCGATAG GCTAAAGCACCTGAAGATATAG